A DNA window from Schistocerca gregaria isolate iqSchGreg1 chromosome 2, iqSchGreg1.2, whole genome shotgun sequence contains the following coding sequences:
- the LOC126334589 gene encoding transmembrane protein 256 homolog yields MTFSDTVNYVFFTNPVVKTTTEYVKYFSSATISSLSGSPKPPPIPKPTMCDLPIWKHTYGGSSFVRIAGLCGAAAVALGAYGAHTIYPKEHNEDLKRIFETANRYHFLHTLALFGVPLSRWPKTSGSLLLTGMLLFCGTCYYHALTGKDELRRLTPIGGSLLIAGWLAMVL; encoded by the exons ATGACGTTCTCCGATACGGTGAATTACGTGTTCTTCACCAATCCAGTCGTGAAAACAACAACGGaatatgtgaaatatttt TCGTCCGCAACGATTTCATCACTTTCTGGTAGCCCAAAACCGCCACCTATTCCTAAACCAACTATGTGCGACCTACCTATTTGGAAACATACCTATGGTGGTAGTTCTTTCGTGAGGATCGCAGGCTTGTGCGGTGCTGCAGCCGTTGCACTTGGTGCATACGGCGCTCATA CTATCTATCCCAAGGAACATAATGAGGATCTGAAGAGGATTTTTGAAACGGCAAATCGGTATCATTTTCTGCACACGCTTGCTTTATTCGGTGTACCCCTTAGCCGGTGGCCGAAGACT AGTGGCAGTTTGCTCTTAACCGGCATGCTGTTGTTCTGCGGAACATGCTACTACCATGCGTTAACTGGTAAAGATGAATTGCGAAGACTTACACCCATTGGAGGATCGCTCCTTATTGCTGGTTGGCTTGCCATGGTGTTATAA